In Lentilitoribacter sp. Alg239-R112, the following proteins share a genomic window:
- a CDS encoding DUF4760 domain-containing protein, with protein MDVKECMDIFVSHGEKGVLCAIETGSDSTTIAGFALCVALLSLGTIVYSASVAKKQYKVMEKQSETTQEQVVALKTQIVAHERAEDAKRESHSSNTLKAMENEAQIAKKRAMLDILVKLNSDADWMANREKFISLKGQKAGLAQWANKNGASTQVVRRQLNQYELIASGIKNEILSQELYHSFYRTTVVRDFVAAYPFIIAERSTLGGASFYKEFEDLAIKFAKAKEIEDILPEIAKQKIATGEPEI; from the coding sequence ATGGACGTAAAAGAATGTATGGATATATTCGTCAGCCATGGCGAAAAGGGTGTGCTATGTGCGATTGAAACAGGGTCGGATAGCACAACGATTGCTGGATTTGCATTGTGTGTTGCGTTATTGTCGCTAGGGACAATAGTTTACTCCGCTAGCGTTGCTAAAAAGCAATATAAAGTGATGGAGAAGCAGAGTGAAACCACTCAAGAACAGGTTGTTGCGTTAAAAACGCAAATTGTAGCTCACGAAAGAGCGGAAGATGCCAAACGAGAATCGCATAGTTCAAACACGCTGAAAGCTATGGAAAATGAAGCCCAGATAGCAAAAAAAAGAGCTATGTTAGATATCTTGGTGAAGCTTAATTCCGATGCAGATTGGATGGCCAACAGAGAAAAGTTCATTAGTCTAAAAGGACAAAAAGCTGGATTAGCGCAATGGGCAAATAAAAACGGGGCTTCTACGCAAGTAGTAAGACGACAGTTAAATCAATATGAGCTAATAGCATCTGGTATTAAAAATGAAATACTGAGCCAAGAGCTTTACCATTCATTCTATCGAACTACAGTAGTTCGAGATTTTGTTGCAGCCTACCCATTCATTATAGCTGAAAGATCGACGTTGGGCGGAGCGTCTTTCTACAAAGAATTTGAAGACCTTGCTATAAAATTTGCGAAAGCAAAAGAGATAGAAGATATACTGCCAGAAATTGCAAAGCAAAAAATAGCTACTGGTGAACCTGAAATTTAG